Genomic window (Acropora muricata isolate sample 2 chromosome 11, ASM3666990v1, whole genome shotgun sequence):
CTTTAACCTTCAGGACAGATTGACTTCTACGGAGATGATTTTTGATGGTCTAATTAAAGACAGTATTCCAGCTGCTACTGTTTGTTGTTTGCACAAGATAAACAAGATACCGGGAAAGTGGAAATTACTTTACTTTCAAATATGTGTTACCGGGATCTTTTTGTATTGTGGTCTTCTTTTATCATTGATCAACGTCCTGTTATAGTTCACCCGGAGCACACTCCTTCATCTTTTGTTACGGTGTACGATGCACCTCACGAGCTTCCCGATTCCGTTTGCAGAAGTATGGCAGAATTTATTCTTCATAACAGGGTACATTACAAGGATATCCTGATTAGTGTATGAGCCAAAGGGGGCGGCTGGCACCATGTGGAGGGAAAAAAAGCCACATAGATTTTCTTAAAGTGCTTAACCCATAGTTTACAAATACGTGTGATAGCATTTGCATATTTGTCATCATGTGTTTTAGTGGGGTGGGGAGGGGTAATATCACGTCAGACCTACAAACCAATAACATAAAATATATTATCGAGCTGTTTGGGctcacaaaaattaaaatgaacacAGAGTGAGGGAAGGAAAAGGCTCTTAATTCGGTGAATCTGAGATCTTGTGTATTGAATGCATATTTTATTCTTCAGTACTAACCACTGACCGCTGCTACAACTGTTTTTGCCAAGCAGAGGGTAAGTTTGAGTTCTCTCTAAATTTTCCtattttgtgttgttttgtttcaattaaacTTGAGACAATCAAATGTACGATGATGACTATTTTAAGAAGTGTTTTATGAATAAAAGTAGCAAAAAATGAAGTTTTAGCATCTCTACAATTTCTGTATGTTTTCAAAGTGGCGGCCATACCGTATTTCCTCGAATAAACGCCGTGGCgtttattaaatttttcatgatttgggtgcggcgtttattcgagggcggcgttTATTGAAAATGATGTTTATTTTGTTAAACAATCAACCGTAACTTTActtaaaaagtagaaaaaagataCAGTTCTTTGTCTGGCTGTATCGATCAaactttacagtattaaaaCTACAACTTGTTGAGCTCccaaaaaatcgtaaaaacTCAGTTCAATAATCAGTTCACTCAATTTCAATGTCACTGTCTCCTTCATGATCAGAATCCAACACCAGCAAAGTTGGAGGGTACAAGCCATTTCTTTCCATGAATTTCTCTAGCCAGCCTCTTGATGCCTTAAAATCTTCATCCACGTTCTCCATGTCTTTTGTCAAGTCACCATAAATAATTTCTGCCTTCTTCATGGTAAGTTTGCGGGAAACGCGTAGGCCATAAGATCGTCTGCTTTCAATCCATCCCAATAAGACTTCTTCAAGTTCTGTAGTCAAGGGCTTTCTACCACCACCAGTTAATCTGCTTCTTTCCTTGCCTTTCTTAGTTGTAATCAGTCCTTCGATAGTAGCTTTGTATTCTCTTACTCTTTTCTCATCAACTTGAAATCGGCGAGAAGCGGGTCGATTTCCGTGACTTTTTGCATAAgctattcaaagcggacagactgcaaatgatagtagttgctaaaaaatatacctgtgttgcaactgttcatcagtaggatgcctaaaatgtgtgcaattctacaataaTATTGGTTTCGGCTTCATTAAATCCTAtgccaattgcagaacatttcaggaggagccacccaaaATCGGAGCACAGTTGcagacaacacatatatatgagtaaggaaaataatgcaaagtaaaatgaagacgttatttaacgaacaaataatgcgcgcgcacgcgtattaagatacaactgaaaaataatccaagtaataaataagtaagtaatgtaaggatacttCTTTTTTGACAGCAAGACTgtacttctttcttttttgcccCTTATGAGAAATTGCATCTTTATTTAGGTCCGCCATAGTAAACTTTTGACCGCTTTCACGAACAGAACGAGACCAGAGGCAAAGCAATTTTCACATGCAGCGCTACGTGTGGTAATTTTGACATTTCATAGTTAATGActcgttctgattggctgctatTTTCCGCGCTTAATGTGAGAATGTCCAGGTGCATTGCTTTGTACAGTTCACAGTGACCCGACTGTAAGTGTGTCAAGAGTTCGTTTGGCTGTACAAAATTCACAAACTACTGGACAGTTTCTGAATGAACGACCATGGCAAGAGCAGTTTCAGTTGAGTTCAACATGTATTTCAAAGTAGATTTTGAAACTGTGATCCGAGGACACCATGTTTACAAGTCGACTTGGACCCCCATGATGGATCAGGAACTGGAATGTGAACAAGACACTCGCGATGAAGCAAAGGAACACGATGCTAACGCAGTGGGAGTTTACCTTGTCAAAAAGCATTCGGAAGAGAAGAAGCTTGTAGGCCATGTGCCCATAGAACTTTCGCGGTTGATGAAACACTACTTGAATGCAAACTCGGCGAACAAACTCTTTGCATATGTAACAGGGAAAAGAAAGCGAGAAGTCGGACTTGTAGTGCCAGCAAGGTTCACGGCAATGACAACAGATTTGCAGACGGCAAGAATTTTGAACAAGGAGTTGAATGGAAAGGCGATAAAGTATACGCATTTTGAACtgaaaaatattgttattaatgAAAGCAAGACTCCAAAACTTTTTTAAGACGAACTATGATATTCGTGtcaattgtttgtttgtgtATAGTATACCAGAAACATTGAATGCGCTGATAAACGTTTATAAATTAATAAACAAGACTGGTTCGATTGAAGCACAAACTGTCTTTACTGAGTTACGTGGACAATTCAGTAAAAAAATACATAACTTCATCAGTACTTGACGAAATAAAACGATTCAAACACGTttaaaaactgaaattgttatATACTGTAATTTTAAGAAGTAAGGATTTGTTTTGCGTCTTCAAGAAATATTTACGGTAGTTATGAATTCTTTTTTCTGTTCACACCCGCCAAGCTTGTCGGAATCACGCGTTTGTACCGACAATTAAAATGTCTGTCAAAAAGATTATAAAATCGGATTTGCACGATTGCCTTTGGAGCTTGTGAGGTGCAAAGAGAAAACTTGCAGAAACTTCTATCCCTCTCGTGctcaaaaaaaaaggtttgaaagGTTCCAAACCTCTTGACAATTCGTttgaatatatattttttaaaaaaatcaacatctaaaactaaactaaatatttatttattctcatCTGCTTTTTGAGTGGGCTTATTACCTCTGCTTAAAGGCAGCACATTAACTCAACTACCTTTTAGGTAGACTAGTTTTTTGTTAAATATTCGAATAAACGCCGCACCCAGGGGTGCGGCGTTTATTCAAGGGCGGCGTTTATTAATATTTTGGCTCTCAGGTGCGGCGTTTATTTGAGGGCGGTGTTTATTCGAGGAAATACATTAAGTTGAAACAAACATTTAGTCATCCTTTTTGTCAATATTAATAGCAAATGCTTTAATTTTCTGGATGTAAACTTTTAGAATTGAATTCTATTCTTTTGTGAATTACAAATACACATGCTCTCATCACTGTCTTTTTAAGACAAGATGATTTGCCTGCTAGCCACAACCCTAATTATGAAGTAAAGATACTTAAATGTCACTGAGATGGTCACTACAGTAAGCCTTATAATGTAAATATGTAACTTTCAAGTTTTGCAGTTTAATTAGCAATAAAATTGTAATGGATCGAGCATATACTAACAACTTGAATTATTCACCATTAATTGGGATTCGAAACATCTCATGTTATATGATAAAATATTACTTATGTTTCCAAGCCCGAGTTTTATCTGCTTtgcaactgtgctcacattgtgggtggctcctcctgaaatgttctgcaattggtataggatttaatggagccgaaaccaattgtagaattgcacacattttaggcatcctactgatggacagttgcaacacagataaatttttagcaactactatcatttgcagtctgtccgctttgaattgcaaGTTTTCTGCACCAACAGAGAAGTTCCTGGCCTTATCTGCCTTTTTTTAATGTGAACTCAATAAACTATGAAACCCAACTCTGACTCCAATACATACAATGTTCTTAATTCACGTTTTTATCCTCCTTTTTCTAATTAGGAAATGGATGAATGCAAAGAGAGGTTGTGCATTATTCATAAGGATGGATCAAAATGCCAGCCTGATGATCATTTGATAAGGCCCCTAAGTTATGAATCCTCAGTAACACTGTTAGAAGCAGGAAAGGTTCGAAAACATGATGGCATACTTAATATTGCCAGAAACGTCGTCGAGAGATAGGTGCCTGTATTATATTATCATAGGCAACGTCACAGTGTATTCACCCTCAAAACGGACTTGGAATCTCTAAAGCGAAATGTAGGCTTTGCAGAGGAAGAAGATGAAGGTGAGTTCATTCCATTTGAAATGCCAAGGAAAAGAAGCAAGGCTACTTCTTGCGTGTATGCTCAGGAGTTCATTTTTTGTGAGAAAGTAAAGCATGTGAAGCGAATACGGGAAAAGCTTGTCAAAGCTTCTCAGTTTAGAGTTGACAACAAGCTGCGCAAAATCGCTGTTCCAAAGTGTGAAAAGAAGATCCTTGCAATAACCAGTAGAGATATCGCTGCAGCTGAAGCTCGTTATCACAGATCTTGCTACAGAGACTATACTCGACCTCAACAGAAAAGCCACGAAGAAAGTGTTTCTACAACCAGTTGCCaaagtagttgagacatcctaccttaacgagagaaaactcctcaccgcgctattgcgcgcaatctttctcccctcccccccttcccaatgttgctacctatgcaatatgacgtaaaaaacttagATGTACAACATTGAAACGGGGAAAGGGGGCCTAAATGTCcttctgtgacaaatttgcaatttgcgaacaatggaagtaagtaaGGCCTctttttgcaactggttgtctaatttatacaaggcagaaaaaatatctttttttcgtatatgttgaggtgaaaatcacaccagttgaaacttttcgggggagcttttcaaaagaaatagttgtagtgtaatgtgttggctatctcaaaaatgGACACGGAAAAACCTCTTATTGGGGTGTATAGGATAATTTAACATCTacacactttatttaccctggggaagacatcagcaagtatgcttgaatatcgaaataaaaatgtgttaattacaattccttattatttgaaatttgctgtgggttTCAATTCTCGGGCAGAATTTCGAAATATTTCCAAAACAACTGCATTTACGTATTAAAATGACGCACTACGAGTTTGTCAAATGGATGAGATAAAATTTCTGGACGTAATTTCAATGCAGACATTAACACCTTCTATTGTAATTGCTCGCTACCtaaaggaaattcaacttttctagaaatcatttcttgtagAGATACAAATCATTGTAAGAAAGTTTTCTATCTAGATCTTCTTGGAGCAGGTCCTGTTTAGATTAGTACACACGGGGACATAAATGTCTCCTTGCATGTTTGTCTTAATTGTTACATTTCAAACTTGTATGGTGATTTGacgccttgaacattttaaacatggatttTCTGAAAGAATATGGAAGCAGTGAATCAAGCTTGACGGATAATGAAGATGACATTAGCAAAGATGGTGCAGAAGGCCTCAGCAGTAATCTGAACGACAGAGCTGTACGCCAAGTGTATTTAATCACATACAGTAAGGCTGACCCGCAGAAGTTTCCAACTCGAGAATCATTCGCGCAAGCTTTAGTGAAATCTTTTGAAGCTATCAACACAAAGATTGAACTCTGGGTTTGCAGCAAAGAAGCTCACCAAGtcaacggatttcactatcacatggcactaaaactaaaccgctgtaaaaggtggttgtcttcaaaaaggtatctcgaagaaaatcacggtatatcagtgcacttctcaaatatACACCACAACTATTACAGTGCCTGGAAATACACTACCAAGAAGGATAGATATGTAAGGGAAAGTAAAGATAATCCAGATCTATGTGATCCCAAACCACCAAAGACACAAAGTGCTTCTATTTCGTGAAAACATAAAGTCGTGGAGAACGAGGATGATGAGCCATCAAACTACTCCTcggataacaatgatgacatttcttCGGAAGGACTTTATAGCGCTTCGTGTTCTGAGCaatctcgaacaaaacagcggaagaagcgcatgacatcttttgaattatcagaattgattgttagaaagggcatgaaaagtcgaactgaactgttagcatatgctaatgaccaaaaattaataggaaaaagtGATATCGCAGAGTTTATTGTTAACCGAGCCCCTCGTGTGGTTTCCGAGGTGTTGGCAACAGCGTGGGAAATGACAAACGCTCAAGCGAAACTTGATAgatctaaaaagacaagaattgaaatacttgaagaagcAGCTCAGGGACAATGCACAAGCGGTTGTAATGGTGAATGGTTCATTTGCGCAAGTGAGGTGCTAGAACAAAATGGCATTCGCAGAGAGGCCTTCACAACCGCTATAAGAGAATTGCTGGAGAAAGGGAGAAGCAAGTTTTGTAATATTATGATCTGCGGCCCAGCAAATtccgggaaaacatttttgttgaacccaCTTACAAGTATCTACGACACATTTAGTAACCCTGCCTCCACACCATTTGCATGGGTTGGAGCGGAAGATGCAGAATGTATTTTCCTAAACGACTTTCGCTGGTCGCAACAAGTTATACAATGGCATGATTTTCATCTTATGCTTGAAGGACAAGTAGTCCATCTCCCTGCACCCAAAACGCACTACGCGAAagacattgtatttgaaaaagacaCACCAATTTTCGGTACGGGAAAACAACCCttaatttatattaaaaatggagTTATTGATCAACGTGAAACAGAAATGTCAGTAAGGgggaaaatctttcaatttaatgtgcaaattgaacaaaatgatcaaaaggaaatcccGCAGTGTGCAAGGTGCTTTCCCTCGTTAGTGCTCAACTGAAATGATTCCTTTACTAGGGCCAAGAGAAACAGTGTATAGGTGAATAGAAACACAGTCATCCACCGCTGTCTACCACGGTCTACCATCGGAATCTAATTACAAAAAGGAATATCCTAGTTCGTACCGTGGCGAGGGTAGACCATGTTTTTATGGTAGACCGTTGGGAAATCCATGTTTAAACATTGATGCGATGGTATTGTCAATTATGTCCCTTGGCATtgaatacaatgtacttttcactcttcttgcaaagtcctcaaaactctcataggttaaattaaatgttatcgcttgtgttcggagctcttctttcgccacattaaaaacattctcgATAGGATTAAGATCTCCACTTCTTTTTGGAATAGGAAAAAATTCTCCTCCAACCTCCTTTAGGGCCTTTCGCGCCCTAGCACAATTCAATATGGGACAGTTATCTTGGATGAATAACTTTGAACATTTCCCGctcttttgaaacatattttggaaatttctacgaatgaaatttgcataataattaccATCTAATTTTACATATTGTTTACAGTATATAACGCCTTTTCCATAGGAAATGGCTACAATCATTTTAACAACCCTTCCGCTCGAGCCTACGTGCTTTTCCTTTGCAGTCACAGACAGtccctcctttcttttcctccagatTTTACCTTTAGGGGCTCTAGCGTCGTTGAGTGGCttatatttatgataaaagctTACCCCATCTAGGTAAAAGCAGATATCATCCATGAAGAATTTGTTGCAATAAGTTCTTTTCACTTTACGTGCAAACTTTAAATGCTCTCTGAAATCTTTCTCCaatagtattcctttttttcttgcttccaagaAGGCATATCCCATTCGCTTCAAAGTTGTATTAATAGTCCACTGTGAAACATTGTATAAACCCGCTTCTGCCCTTATTCTGTGACATGAGAAGTTTCCCTCTTGTTCACGAAGTCTTGCAATTGTTCTCTAAATTTTCCTTTCCTGGCGTGCATCGATTAATTGAGGCCTGCCAttcttcttacttttcttttgtgcttgattTGCACGTTTTAAACAGCGATAAACCGACGCCCTGGATCTTCCACAACGGTGT
Coding sequences:
- the LOC136890589 gene encoding jerky protein homolog-like, producing the protein MQFLIRGKKERTYAKSHGNRPASRRFQVDEKRVREYKATIEGLITTKKGKERSRLTGGGRKPLTTELEEVLLGWIESRRSYGLRVSRKLTMKKAEIIYGDLTKDMENVDEDFKASRGWLEKFMERNGLYPPTLLVLDSDHEGDSDIEIE